From a region of the Gordonia sp. PP30 genome:
- a CDS encoding RDD family protein has protein sequence MTAELRNAGIVSRFVAAMIDGLVVLGFQVGVYLAIALVRLVLSVRAFTLPDYAWVWGTTSFIAIAIAYLTLSWAAFGRTFGQLVMGVAVVSRGTGRKPKLVRALGRAALSAFVPVGLFWVVVSPRRWSLSDLVCFTRVVYTHDVLPDHSPVSGSIPA, from the coding sequence GTGACGGCCGAGCTGCGTAACGCCGGGATCGTCAGCCGCTTCGTGGCGGCGATGATCGACGGCCTGGTGGTCCTCGGCTTCCAGGTCGGCGTCTATCTGGCGATCGCCCTGGTCCGGCTGGTGCTCAGCGTGCGGGCGTTCACCCTGCCCGACTACGCCTGGGTCTGGGGCACCACGTCGTTCATCGCGATCGCCATCGCCTACCTGACGCTGTCGTGGGCGGCGTTCGGCCGCACCTTCGGCCAGCTCGTGATGGGAGTCGCGGTGGTGAGCCGGGGGACCGGCCGCAAGCCGAAGCTGGTGCGGGCACTCGGCCGGGCCGCACTGAGCGCCTTCGTCCCGGTGGGCCTGTTCTGGGTGGTGGTCTCGCCCCGGCGCTGGTCCCTGTCGGACCTGGTGTGCTTCACCCGAGTGGTCTACACGCACGACGTCCTGCCCGATCATTCGCCGGTCAGTGGTTCAATACCGGCATGA